A genomic window from Maylandia zebra isolate NMK-2024a linkage group LG20, Mzebra_GT3a, whole genome shotgun sequence includes:
- the slc52a3-1 gene encoding solute carrier family 52, riboflavin transporter, member 3-A, with protein sequence MALLVHFLACAFGIGSWVAVNGLWVELPLIVNALPEGWDLPSYLTVIIQFANVGPLLVTLMHKLYPGCLKEYIVIYSILSIGVLSCILLAFFWDRTTIFIGASRSTAFFIITFFLSLVDCTSSVTFLPFMMQLPAKYITTYYIGEGLSGFIPGVVALAQGVGMAKCVNSSETAGNHTGSLHTEYLPPNFSTEVFFFILAAMMCISLAAFVALNRLPRTYELSTENLVQDTVVSVSSYLYNSGADLDGGSVKNNGEAVAQGRHLVAKPSVYQLTFIYFLVVWVNSATNGLLPSVQTYSCMPYGNLAYHLSAALASVANPVACTLAMFIQNRSLVFLGLLAVVGTGFGSYNMAMAAMSPCPLLHGSAVGEAIIVLSWLFFTGTLSYVKVMVGVILRDRSHNALVWCGAATQMGSLVGSVIMFPLVNIYQFFKSGDFCNTECPL encoded by the exons ATGGCTCTGCTCGTCCACTTTCTGGCCTGCGCCTTTGGCATTGGCTCCTGGGTGGCTGTGAACGGACTGTGGGTGGAGCTGCCGCTCATTGTCAACGCACTCCCTGAAGGCTGGGATCTACCCTCCTACCTCACAGTAATTATCCAGTTTGCTAACGTGGGACCTCTGCTGGTCACCCTGATGCACAAACTGTACCCAGGGTGTCTTAAAGAGTATATTGTCATTTACTCCATCCTCTCCATCGGTGTCCTGTCCTGCATCCTGCTTGCCTTCTTCTGGGACAGGACCACGATTTTTATAGGGGCATCACGTAGCACAGCCTTCTTTATCATAACTTTCTTCCTTTCTCTGGTGGACTGCACTTCTTCAGTTACCTTCTTACCTTTTATGATGCAGCTTCCAGCAAAATATATTACCACTTATTATATTGGAGAGGGGCTAAGTGGTTTCATTCCTGGTGTAGTTGCTCTAGCTCAGGGTGTGGGTATGGCCAAATGCGTCAACTCTTCTGAGACTGCAGGAAACCACACAGGATCATTACATACGGAGTATCTTCCCCCAAACTTCTCCACCGAGGTGTTTTTCTTCATCCTAGCAGCCATGATGTGCATAAGCCTGGCTGCTTTTGTTGCACTGAACAGACTCCCTCGGACATACGAGCTGTCCACTGAGAACCTTGTGCAGGATACAGTAGTGTCTGTCAGCTCCTATCTGTATAACTCAGGGGCTGATCTTGATGGAGGAAGCGTAAAAAACAATGGTGAGGCGGTTGCCCAGGGCAGACATCTGGTGGCAAAACCTTCCGTGTACCAGCTGACCTTCATTTACTTTCTGGTGGTGTGGGTTAATTCTGCAACCAACGGCCTGCTTCCCTCTGTGCAAACATACTCCTGTATGCCATACGGGAACCTGGCCTatcacctctctgcagctctggCATCAGTGGCCAACCCAGTGGCCTGTACTCTTGCAATGTTCATCCAAAACAG GTCGCTGGTCTTTCTCGGCCTTCTGGCGGTGGTGGGGACAGGATTTGGCAGCTATAACATGGCCATGGCAGCTATGAGTCCCTGTCCCTTGCTTCATGGGTCTGCAGTGGGAGAGGCGATAATT GTGCTCTCATGGCTCTTCTTTACTGGGACATTGTCTTATGTCAAAGTCATGGTGGGTGTCATCCTGAGAGACCGGAGCCACAACGCTTTGGTCTGGTGTGGAGCTGCGACACAGATGGGTTCACTAGTGGGCTCCGTCATTATGTTCCCGCTGGTTAACATTTACCAGTTCTTCAAGTCAGGAGACTTCTGCAACACCGAGTGCCCTCTATGA